A part of Paenibacillus sp. sptzw28 genomic DNA contains:
- a CDS encoding family 43 glycosylhydrolase — MNEKLNQSGSRTAELIIEQRADPWVYRHHDGFYYFTASVPEYDRIEVRRAETIRGLADAEAKVVWRKYDTGPLSANIWAPEIHYMDGKWYIYFAAAHTSETMDGLFDHRMFVLENESANPLEGVWAEKGQLRTEWESFSLDATRFEHKGTHYLVWAQRDPSIPGNSNLYIAPLANGWTLGGRQVMLTKPEYEWEKIGFLVNEGAAVIKKNGKIYISYSASATDFNYCMGLLWADEDADLMDPASWNKSRTPVLTTDEEAGQYGPGHNSFTVSEDGTEDVMVYHARTYKEIVGDPLYDPNRHTWIKPVRWLPDGTPDFRG; from the coding sequence ATGAACGAGAAACTGAACCAAAGCGGATCTCGCACAGCTGAATTGATCATCGAGCAGCGTGCGGACCCCTGGGTATACCGCCATCATGACGGCTTTTATTACTTCACGGCGTCCGTACCGGAATACGACCGCATCGAAGTGAGGAGGGCGGAGACCATACGGGGACTTGCGGATGCGGAAGCCAAGGTGGTCTGGCGCAAATACGACACGGGACCCCTCAGCGCTAACATTTGGGCACCGGAGATTCATTACATGGACGGCAAATGGTACATTTATTTCGCCGCCGCCCACACGTCGGAGACTATGGACGGTCTGTTCGACCACCGCATGTTTGTGCTTGAGAATGAGTCCGCAAACCCGCTCGAAGGCGTGTGGGCCGAAAAGGGACAGCTCCGAACGGAGTGGGAATCGTTCTCGCTCGACGCCACCCGGTTCGAGCACAAGGGCACGCACTATCTGGTATGGGCACAGCGAGACCCCTCAATTCCGGGCAATTCGAATCTGTACATCGCCCCGCTGGCCAACGGCTGGACGCTGGGGGGAAGGCAGGTGATGCTGACCAAGCCGGAGTACGAGTGGGAGAAAATCGGCTTTCTGGTCAACGAAGGCGCGGCCGTCATCAAGAAGAACGGGAAAATTTATATCAGCTACTCTGCAAGCGCGACCGATTTCAATTACTGCATGGGGCTGCTGTGGGCGGATGAAGACGCCGACCTGATGGACCCGGCATCCTGGAATAAATCACGTACGCCGGTGCTGACGACCGACGAGGAAGCAGGGCAATACGGTCCGGGCCATAACAGCTTCACAGTGTCCGAGGACGGCACTGAAGACGTTATGGTTTACCATGCGCGTACGTACAAAGAGATCGTCGGTGATCCGCTGTACGATCCGAACCGCCATACCTGGATCAAGCCGGTCCGTTGGCTTCCTGACGGTACGCCGGACTTTCGCGGTTAG